One genomic segment of Bacteroides caccae includes these proteins:
- a CDS encoding ATP-binding protein, with the protein MGREFREFEVDENNSKVLSFLLYYFNGCRYAEQVFPDEDYKIHKNLLLVGEPGTGKTMLMQIFSDYLRLTHNPNTFENLSVTQMMNYYKMNGHIDRHTFNEGQSKGFKPEPFNICLNDIGLETENQKSYGTSLNSVIDEFLYARYEIYQQFGKMYHITSNLDAEEFKKRFADRLVDRFKSFNLIPLRGNSRRK; encoded by the coding sequence ATGGGGCGTGAATTCAGAGAGTTTGAAGTAGACGAAAACAACTCGAAAGTGTTGTCTTTCCTGCTTTACTACTTCAATGGATGCCGGTATGCAGAACAAGTTTTTCCAGATGAAGATTACAAAATCCATAAAAACCTGCTACTTGTCGGAGAACCCGGTACTGGTAAAACGATGCTTATGCAGATTTTTTCTGATTATTTACGATTGACTCATAACCCGAATACTTTTGAGAATCTATCGGTTACTCAAATGATGAACTATTACAAGATGAATGGTCATATCGACCGACATACGTTCAATGAAGGACAATCGAAAGGGTTTAAACCGGAACCTTTTAATATCTGCTTAAACGATATAGGACTGGAAACGGAGAATCAGAAAAGTTATGGCACTAGTCTAAATAGTGTGATAGATGAATTTTTATATGCAAGATATGAGATTTACCAACAATTTGGCAAGATGTATCACATAACAAGTAATCTTGATGCAGAAGAATTTAAAAAGCGTTTTGCTGATCGACTTGTTGACCGATTTAAAAGTTTCAACCTTATCCCCCTTAGAGGGAATAGTAGAAGAAAATAG
- a CDS encoding NUMOD4 domain-containing protein: MKEIELYNDHFQEVWKIIPETDYSYQASSFGRIKSVDRKRYCKNGHTCIHKGRIIKYGIQNNGYCIVWLRIGNKTKAFTVHRLVAKTFINNPLNLEQVNHKDGNKCNNHVDNLEWCSRSDNLKHAYRELHQKRHSYTMVKCVNTGEVFESVRLAEKSKGLCKGAISQVLNGRSKTSGGLKWIKI; the protein is encoded by the coding sequence ATGAAAGAAATAGAACTATATAATGATCATTTCCAAGAAGTTTGGAAAATTATTCCTGAAACAGACTATTCATACCAAGCATCTTCTTTTGGTAGAATAAAATCTGTTGATAGAAAAAGATATTGTAAAAATGGACATACATGTATACATAAAGGAAGAATTATTAAATACGGTATTCAAAATAATGGATATTGTATCGTTTGGCTAAGAATAGGGAATAAAACTAAGGCTTTCACAGTTCATAGACTTGTTGCAAAAACCTTTATAAATAACCCTTTAAACCTTGAACAAGTTAATCATAAAGATGGTAATAAATGCAATAACCATGTTGATAATTTAGAGTGGTGTAGCCGAAGTGATAATTTAAAACATGCATATAGGGAATTACATCAAAAGAGACATTCTTATACAATGGTAAAATGTGTTAACACAGGCGAGGTTTTTGAATCTGTAAGATTAGCAGAAAAATCAAAAGGTTTATGTAAAGGGGCTATATCTCAAGTATTAAATGGCAGGAGTAAAACATCAGGAGGATTAAAATGGATAAAAATATAA
- a CDS encoding DNA-methyltransferase → MDKNIKPKLFNDHFQNFRSYGIPKAQLIIADVPYNLGNSAYASNPSWYVDGDNKNGESDKAGKEFFDTDKDFRPAEFMHFCSQMLVKEPKEKGKAPCMIIFCEFEDQFRYIELGKRYGLNNYINLVFRKNFSAQVLKANMKIVGNCEYGLLLYRDKLPKFNNDGRMIFNCFDWVVDNETPKVHSTQKPVPLLRRLIEIFTDKGDVVIDPCAGSGSTLLAAAQLGRRAYGFEIKKKFFADANKFVLSRIQQSLFV, encoded by the coding sequence ATGGATAAAAATATAAAACCTAAGTTATTCAATGACCATTTCCAAAATTTCCGTTCTTATGGAATCCCAAAAGCCCAGTTAATTATAGCCGATGTCCCTTATAATTTAGGCAATAGTGCTTATGCTTCTAACCCTTCATGGTATGTGGATGGTGATAATAAGAATGGAGAAAGCGATAAAGCGGGTAAAGAATTCTTTGATACCGATAAAGATTTTCGCCCTGCCGAGTTTATGCACTTCTGCTCCCAGATGCTTGTAAAGGAACCCAAGGAAAAAGGCAAGGCGCCTTGCATGATAATATTTTGTGAATTTGAAGACCAGTTCCGGTATATTGAACTGGGTAAAAGATATGGGCTGAATAATTACATCAATCTTGTATTTAGAAAGAACTTTTCAGCGCAAGTCTTGAAAGCCAATATGAAGATAGTCGGCAATTGTGAATATGGATTGTTGCTTTACCGCGATAAACTTCCAAAGTTTAACAACGATGGTCGGATGATCTTCAATTGCTTTGATTGGGTGGTGGACAATGAAACTCCGAAGGTTCATAGCACGCAAAAACCGGTTCCTTTGCTTCGTAGGCTGATAGAGATATTCACCGACAAAGGTGATGTCGTTATTGATCCATGTGCCGGAAGCGGTTCTACCTTATTAGCTGCTGCCCAGTTGGGACGCAGGGCATACGGATTTGAGATTAAAAAAAAGTTCTTTGCTGATGCGAATAAATTTGTGTTATCACGTATCCAGCAATCGCTATTTGTGTAA
- a CDS encoding phosphoadenosine phosphosulfate reductase family protein codes for MKIIVSFSGGKDSQACLIQAANKYGADKIEAVFCDTGWEHPETYQHISDVCKQLDVKLVVLRSKKYTDFVDMSIKRSRFPSSQRRFCTSELKIKPMIDYILSLTEPCVIIQGIRAKESEERAKLPYECNYFGEYYERIKKNRKGKIVEVWKQDYRRKDVLKWCEHYDASVSRPIFQWSAQEVINHILSAGQKPNPLYSRGFSRVGCYPCIMCRKQEVKLISQEEFGRNRLIDAEQRMKEETPKGSSFFSPGYIPNRFCKNRTYPTVQEVFEYVNRNDVGMDDMFEPEGGYSCMSLYHGLCE; via the coding sequence ATGAAGATAATAGTAAGTTTTTCTGGCGGAAAGGATTCACAAGCTTGCTTGATCCAAGCTGCCAATAAATACGGAGCCGATAAAATAGAAGCTGTTTTCTGTGATACTGGTTGGGAGCATCCCGAAACCTATCAACATATTAGTGACGTGTGCAAACAGCTTGATGTTAAATTAGTAGTTTTGAGAAGCAAGAAATATACTGATTTTGTAGATATGTCTATCAAGCGCTCCCGGTTCCCGTCTTCCCAAAGAAGGTTTTGTACTTCAGAATTGAAAATTAAACCGATGATTGATTACATTCTCTCACTTACTGAACCTTGCGTGATTATACAAGGCATCCGGGCAAAGGAAAGTGAAGAGCGTGCTAAACTTCCCTATGAATGCAATTACTTTGGGGAGTATTACGAACGCATTAAAAAGAATCGCAAAGGAAAGATTGTTGAAGTATGGAAGCAGGATTATCGTAGAAAAGATGTACTTAAATGGTGTGAACACTATGATGCAAGCGTTTCCCGTCCGATTTTTCAGTGGTCGGCACAAGAAGTAATAAATCATATCTTATCTGCCGGACAAAAGCCAAATCCTTTGTATTCTCGTGGATTTTCCCGTGTTGGTTGCTATCCTTGTATTATGTGTCGAAAGCAGGAAGTCAAACTCATTTCACAAGAAGAGTTCGGGCGTAACCGCTTGATAGATGCAGAGCAAAGGATGAAAGAAGAAACTCCAAAAGGTTCGTCTTTCTTCTCACCCGGTTACATCCCCAATCGCTTCTGCAAGAATAGGACTTATCCAACAGTACAGGAAGTTTTCGAGTATGTAAACCGTAACGATGTAGGTATGGATGATATGTTTGAACCAGAAGGCGGATATAGTTGCATGAGCCTTTATCATGGACTTTGCGAATAA
- a CDS encoding nucleoside triphosphate pyrophosphohydrolase family protein: MNLNELRDKSYKNACEHGFHDQELSNEHCLCLVISELMEAVEADRKGKQPLIEQFNCGISYPKNNLKQVYDYCIKGTVAEELADACIRLLDLYGLLGIDLDEDAFDEETISEYSATYCNKSFTESIFHIIKFITSNNEVFIRSCVVPEMLLLEIFGLAKYLSIDLMWHIEQKMKYNELREKMHGKKY, translated from the coding sequence ATGAATTTAAACGAATTAAGAGATAAGTCCTACAAAAACGCTTGTGAGCATGGATTTCACGATCAGGAGTTGAGCAATGAACATTGTCTTTGCCTAGTAATATCGGAGCTAATGGAGGCTGTGGAAGCGGATAGAAAAGGGAAACAGCCTCTTATAGAGCAATTTAACTGCGGTATATCATATCCAAAGAATAACTTAAAGCAGGTATATGACTACTGCATTAAAGGTACAGTTGCCGAAGAGCTTGCCGATGCCTGCATACGCCTGCTTGATTTATATGGACTTCTAGGAATTGACTTAGACGAGGATGCATTCGACGAGGAAACAATATCAGAATATTCTGCGACCTACTGTAATAAATCATTTACAGAATCAATATTCCATATCATAAAGTTTATTACTTCAAATAATGAAGTCTTTATACGCTCGTGTGTCGTACCAGAAATGCTTCTGCTTGAAATCTTTGGACTTGCTAAATATCTTAGTATTGACCTTATGTGGCACATCGAGCAGAAAATGAAGTATAACGAACTCCGTGAAAAAATGCACGGGAAGAAATATTAA
- a CDS encoding DUF551 domain-containing protein, producing MKQTLEEAAYDYATHKTKFRKDVLKEVDADNYVSRHDNCMEDFQCGAEWQSKQSPWISVKERLPEEKQRVLVVRNNGSICESCCNLRNKSWLIYGFGYVYDVVGWMPIPSFDEILEANRDVLERIKEKGD from the coding sequence ATGAAACAGACATTAGAAGAAGCAGCGTATGATTATGCTACTCATAAAACGAAATTCAGAAAAGACGTTCTAAAAGAAGTGGACGCAGATAACTATGTTTCCAGACATGATAATTGTATGGAGGATTTTCAGTGTGGTGCAGAATGGCAGTCGAAGCAATCACCGTGGATAAGCGTGAAAGAACGATTGCCGGAAGAAAAACAACGTGTTTTAGTTGTCCGTAATAATGGGTCAATCTGTGAATCTTGTTGCAATTTAAGAAACAAGAGCTGGCTTATATATGGATTTGGATATGTATATGATGTTGTCGGATGGATGCCTATCCCTTCTTTCGATGAAATACTTGAAGCCAACAGAGATGTATTAGAACGGATTAAAGAGAAAGGAGATTAA
- a CDS encoding DUF3560 domain-containing protein, translating into MNTYYKFAPNVFLARCEEKHKRGEVILVTTKYGKENENIVFNLIFEKDGFYYYSIVRADGFNVQEWAKQRAERRHEWASSAVQKSNEYFQKSNKHRDFLSLGEPIKVGHHSERGHRKMIDDAWNNMGKSVELSNKAAEHERVAKYWEERANTINLSMPESIDFYEHKLEQAKEYHEGVKSGKYPREHAYTLTYAKKEVNELQKKYELAKKLWGEQV; encoded by the coding sequence ATGAACACATATTACAAATTTGCGCCAAACGTATTTTTGGCAAGGTGCGAAGAAAAGCACAAGAGAGGTGAAGTAATTCTAGTTACCACCAAGTATGGCAAAGAAAACGAAAACATAGTTTTCAATCTGATTTTCGAGAAAGACGGTTTTTACTATTACTCTATCGTAAGAGCTGACGGATTCAATGTTCAGGAATGGGCGAAGCAAAGAGCGGAACGCAGGCATGAATGGGCGTCATCGGCAGTACAAAAAAGTAATGAGTATTTTCAGAAATCAAATAAACATCGCGATTTCCTTTCTTTGGGTGAGCCTATCAAAGTTGGACACCATAGCGAACGAGGACATCGCAAAATGATAGATGATGCTTGGAATAACATGGGGAAAAGCGTTGAGCTTAGTAATAAAGCTGCCGAACATGAAAGAGTAGCCAAATATTGGGAAGAAAGAGCCAATACGATTAATCTCTCAATGCCAGAAAGTATCGACTTCTACGAACACAAGTTGGAACAAGCTAAAGAATACCATGAAGGTGTAAAGTCTGGCAAATATCCACGTGAACATGCGTATACTCTCACTTATGCCAAGAAAGAGGTGAACGAACTGCAAAAGAAATACGAACTGGCTAAAAAGTTATGGGGAGAACAAGTATGA
- a CDS encoding DUF488 family protein, N3 subclade, which produces MSYFVSLHHKNKKRAMKIYTSYFGNNRKLKEAGVKIICVAIGRPRFISGVPQMVNVAPTRYMISAACSHDEYLRLYDEILANQDAYKVIEQIESLSEGKDVALCCYEKPGDFCHRHILAKWLTENTGIKITEFGVVEKKEPKYEQASLF; this is translated from the coding sequence ATGTCATATTTTGTATCTTTACACCATAAAAATAAAAAAAGAGCAATGAAAATTTACACAAGTTATTTCGGTAATAACCGAAAATTGAAAGAGGCAGGAGTTAAAATTATTTGCGTAGCTATTGGAAGGCCAAGATTTATTAGTGGAGTACCACAAATGGTTAATGTGGCTCCAACAAGGTATATGATAAGTGCTGCATGTTCTCATGATGAGTATCTTAGACTTTATGATGAGATTCTTGCAAATCAAGATGCTTATAAGGTAATCGAACAAATAGAATCGTTAAGTGAAGGTAAAGATGTCGCTCTCTGCTGTTACGAAAAACCGGGTGATTTTTGCCATCGTCATATTTTGGCAAAATGGCTTACTGAAAATACTGGCATTAAAATAACGGAGTTTGGGGTAGTTGAGAAGAAAGAGCCTAAGTACGAACAAGCTAGTTTGTTTTAA
- a CDS encoding putative antirestriction adenine methyltransferase has protein sequence MFQGTTPPEVKILLQDLMKGVENKDVFIGCSGNFTTDKIMSSMGYTVHSNDVSLYSKLISDLLLDTNTDIEVVNPELRMVFDTWDDTKYKKLIQVMFAMRVSNFHQRKNDYQEEMFNAFIEQSKVYYHNTISKIEKGALNFNIKSFFYGDFFDFLKSKKGKGVGISFPPTYKGGYEKMFSYVEESFNYMRATYNVFDPKEGGNIFKNLLENDENIIYSDRYFKEIDNFLVGKINLGPGKNPIYTYSSVNQNKHYYIERDKNVKSSYTHILPIDYEFTDNTVISAKLCPVSDVNYYKAFYMANKVNYTTGGDLGMVFMADGKAFGFTSFIKQLSTLEKIFMQSDFVVNSNTQRLSKLLIMLTKSHDVRMLIARKMGHYYEGIKTTVYTSSPVSMKYRSVFNLDRRDEGKLMYSASFLDDSLKDLYRLWLKKYKK, from the coding sequence ATGTTTCAGGGAACAACACCTCCAGAAGTAAAGATTCTCCTCCAAGACTTAATGAAAGGAGTTGAAAATAAAGATGTTTTCATCGGGTGCTCTGGTAATTTTACAACAGATAAAATTATGAGTAGTATGGGATACACAGTACATTCTAATGATGTAAGTCTATATTCCAAACTAATTTCTGATCTATTACTTGATACAAATACTGATATTGAAGTTGTGAATCCTGAATTACGTATGGTTTTTGACACATGGGATGACACTAAATACAAAAAGCTTATTCAAGTAATGTTTGCAATGAGAGTGTCGAACTTTCACCAAAGGAAAAACGATTACCAAGAAGAAATGTTTAACGCTTTTATTGAGCAATCAAAAGTTTATTATCATAATACTATATCTAAGATTGAAAAAGGCGCACTTAATTTTAATATTAAGAGTTTCTTCTATGGTGATTTTTTTGACTTCCTAAAAAGCAAAAAAGGTAAAGGTGTTGGTATAAGCTTTCCTCCTACGTATAAAGGAGGGTATGAGAAGATGTTTAGCTATGTCGAAGAAAGCTTTAATTATATGCGTGCTACTTATAATGTCTTTGATCCCAAAGAGGGTGGAAATATATTCAAGAACCTCCTTGAGAATGATGAAAACATCATCTATTCTGATAGATATTTCAAGGAGATAGACAACTTCCTTGTTGGCAAAATAAACTTGGGGCCAGGCAAGAATCCTATATACACTTACTCTAGCGTAAATCAAAATAAGCATTATTACATTGAACGTGATAAAAATGTAAAGTCATCATATACTCATATTTTACCAATAGATTATGAATTTACAGATAATACGGTAATATCTGCAAAATTATGTCCGGTTAGTGATGTGAATTATTATAAAGCGTTTTACATGGCAAACAAGGTTAATTATACAACTGGTGGAGATTTAGGTATGGTATTTATGGCTGACGGTAAAGCGTTTGGATTTACTTCTTTCATCAAACAGTTATCTACACTTGAGAAGATATTTATGCAGAGTGATTTTGTTGTAAACTCAAATACACAGAGGCTTAGTAAATTGCTGATTATGCTTACTAAGTCCCACGATGTGAGGATGCTCATTGCAAGAAAAATGGGTCACTATTATGAAGGGATTAAGACAACTGTGTATACATCTTCACCAGTAAGTATGAAATACCGCAGTGTATTCAATCTTGACAGGAGAGATGAAGGCAAACTAATGTATTCTGCTAGTTTTTTAGATGATTCATTAAAGGATTTATATAGATTATGGTTGAAAAAATACAAGAAGTGA
- a CDS encoding ParB N-terminal domain-containing protein — translation MVEKIQEVKDVHLIQGKLDDVNKLIAPYKLAYVSPIDDCIPLEKNAHYMEKSTLDRLTANVAEDGFLSQLPFAMKRDDGKYLILSGNHRLKAAIKAKLEYILILYIEEVDKDKQIAYVLSHNALVGKDDAQMLKEIYSEMRTIEAREFSGLNGIQFIDTDKIPTVSINDGDIELTEMKFLFTESRSNDVKAVLAELEKQKISANSSIVVGSYEEFIKVATEVKKKFNIKSNTVAFARMVDICKAYLQEMKDKEV, via the coding sequence ATGGTTGAAAAAATACAAGAAGTGAAAGATGTTCATCTTATTCAGGGGAAACTGGATGATGTAAACAAATTGATTGCTCCGTATAAGTTAGCATATGTAAGCCCTATAGATGATTGCATTCCGTTGGAGAAGAATGCTCACTATATGGAAAAATCCACACTGGATAGACTAACAGCAAATGTGGCTGAAGACGGTTTTTTATCTCAGCTTCCGTTCGCAATGAAACGAGATGATGGGAAATATCTTATTTTGTCGGGAAATCATCGTTTAAAAGCTGCTATTAAAGCTAAGCTGGAATATATTCTAATCTTGTATATTGAAGAGGTTGATAAAGACAAACAGATTGCCTATGTGCTTAGTCATAATGCTTTAGTAGGCAAAGATGATGCTCAAATGCTTAAGGAAATTTATAGCGAGATGCGCACTATTGAAGCAAGAGAGTTTTCTGGCCTTAACGGTATTCAATTTATTGATACAGATAAGATTCCTACCGTTTCTATTAATGATGGGGATATAGAGCTTACGGAAATGAAGTTCTTGTTTACTGAAAGCAGGAGTAATGATGTCAAAGCTGTTCTAGCTGAACTTGAAAAACAGAAAATATCTGCAAATAGTTCGATAGTTGTAGGTTCTTATGAAGAATTTATAAAGGTAGCTACAGAAGTAAAGAAGAAATTTAATATAAAGAGTAATACTGTTGCTTTTGCTCGTATGGTTGATATATGCAAAGCTTATTTGCAAGAAATGAAAGACAAGGAGGTGTAA
- a CDS encoding phage portal protein gives MDEITSILDSTRPVDNIINDLKEKSVTVPSWDKLLKDYEPTEHEIVSDTVTRKDKIRSNGDIEKASRIYIGLEKLLTKRMTEFMFAIPVKRVYHNIEDNETRQSIAKAIEAIYKYSRIDSENIKRGNAYFASCEVFTIWYTVESFNTLYGFKSKYKLKCKTYSPMDGVRLYPLLDELGDMIAMSFEYTKKVKNVEVTYFETYTANIHYKWEQQGNGWELVKSEPVVILKIPGVYVYRPVPIYHGLSYIRKEIEYTLSRNSDVIAYNSAPILKIAGGIKGGEDKGESRRVYRVEQNGDVSYVSWAQSIEALKYHVDTLIKLFWSQSQMPDISFENMKSLGNIGFDARQTLLTDAHLKVGDESGAWIEAFERECSVIKAFLKMMNVSWKDEVDNVEVEHIITPFIQNDEKSEIEKWVTASGGKAVVSQLEAIKNLGISTDPQDTLSQIQKEDAEASKSRISNIFEQSE, from the coding sequence ATGGACGAAATCACCTCTATCTTAGACAGTACACGGCCCGTTGATAACATAATCAACGATTTGAAAGAAAAGTCTGTAACAGTCCCCTCATGGGATAAACTTCTCAAAGACTACGAACCAACAGAACATGAGATAGTATCTGACACAGTTACTCGTAAAGACAAGATTCGATCTAATGGAGATATAGAAAAAGCTTCCCGTATCTACATTGGGCTTGAAAAACTTCTCACCAAACGAATGACTGAATTCATGTTTGCTATCCCTGTTAAACGTGTATATCACAATATAGAAGACAATGAAACCCGCCAAAGTATTGCGAAAGCGATTGAAGCGATATATAAGTATTCCCGTATTGACAGTGAAAATATTAAGCGAGGAAATGCTTACTTTGCTTCATGCGAAGTGTTTACCATTTGGTACACAGTTGAGAGTTTCAACACTCTATACGGCTTTAAAAGTAAGTATAAGCTAAAATGTAAGACCTACTCACCAATGGACGGTGTTAGGTTATATCCTTTACTTGATGAGCTTGGCGATATGATTGCAATGTCTTTTGAATACACAAAAAAGGTCAAAAATGTAGAAGTTACGTATTTTGAGACATACACGGCAAATATTCATTATAAATGGGAACAACAAGGAAACGGCTGGGAATTAGTTAAATCAGAACCAGTCGTTATTCTGAAAATACCTGGAGTATACGTTTATCGTCCTGTTCCCATTTATCACGGTCTTTCCTATATCAGAAAAGAAATCGAATACACCCTTTCACGCAATAGCGATGTCATAGCATATAACTCCGCTCCAATCCTAAAAATAGCTGGCGGCATAAAAGGTGGAGAAGATAAAGGAGAAAGCCGTAGAGTTTATCGCGTAGAACAAAACGGGGATGTGTCCTATGTTTCATGGGCACAATCTATCGAAGCGTTAAAATATCATGTCGATACCCTTATTAAGTTATTTTGGTCACAATCACAAATGCCGGATATTTCTTTTGAAAACATGAAGTCTCTTGGCAATATCGGATTTGACGCAAGGCAGACTTTACTTACTGACGCTCATTTAAAGGTTGGAGATGAAAGTGGTGCATGGATAGAAGCATTTGAACGTGAATGTAGCGTAATCAAAGCTTTCCTAAAAATGATGAATGTCTCTTGGAAAGACGAAGTAGATAATGTTGAGGTTGAGCACATCATAACTCCGTTTATTCAAAATGACGAAAAGTCAGAAATAGAAAAGTGGGTTACGGCAAGTGGTGGAAAAGCAGTTGTCAGCCAATTAGAAGCCATCAAGAACTTAGGTATCTCTACTGATCCACAAGATACTCTTTCCCAAATTCAAAAAGAAGATGCAGAGGCTTCCAAAAGCAGGATAAGCAATATTTTCGAACAATCGGAATAA
- a CDS encoding major capsid protein, whose protein sequence is MNESLFIEFVRRIWPKLSLYVKEKINDTNKTLTYLHKTMLTKVYSPDQKWEGTSANTTYVAADMVAMDSPLSPKKRDSIARSNGVLPKIGIKKILRETQINAINIMKAHLSNATTEEAQKSLKNRIFSRLTDDGTSCSVGIDERNEANFLTGLSDGVIIVEGDDDKNTGIGLRVDYGYLPEHSFGVVTTGEVTGDDIERVISKANDDGNSISVIMLALSTYNKMRQSQWAKELAANYRGQTFDNETKLPVPTSTLFDEAFSDQYNGISFLKIDRSVTYEKNGKRVSYKPWNANKLIFLPSADNVGSFVWGTLAEATNPVNGVEYTTIDEYKLISRYSKTDPLQEFTNGQAICLPVIENVDQIYSLDILEAQTVDTTEEGKDTSDVKITIWGATYKKPEFVTEYNKIAGKNLTSTVSDDKLIAAVNRLSDADEEALKKAVESHKAS, encoded by the coding sequence ATGAATGAATCATTGTTTATTGAATTTGTAAGAAGAATATGGCCTAAATTAAGCCTGTATGTGAAAGAAAAGATCAATGATACAAACAAAACATTGACCTATCTTCACAAAACGATGCTTACTAAAGTGTACTCCCCTGATCAAAAATGGGAAGGAACATCCGCCAACACCACATATGTAGCTGCTGATATGGTTGCTATGGATTCTCCGCTTTCACCCAAAAAGCGAGATTCTATTGCACGGTCAAACGGAGTATTGCCTAAGATTGGAATTAAAAAGATTCTAAGAGAGACTCAAATTAATGCTATCAACATCATGAAAGCGCATTTATCTAATGCCACTACGGAAGAAGCACAAAAATCTCTTAAAAACAGAATTTTCTCTCGTTTAACAGATGACGGAACCTCATGTTCTGTTGGTATTGACGAAAGAAATGAAGCAAATTTCCTTACAGGATTATCCGATGGTGTCATCATTGTTGAGGGTGACGATGATAAAAATACTGGTATAGGTCTTCGTGTTGATTATGGTTATTTGCCAGAACATAGTTTTGGTGTTGTTACTACTGGGGAAGTTACAGGAGATGATATTGAAAGAGTTATAAGCAAAGCTAACGATGACGGCAACAGTATTTCAGTTATTATGCTGGCTTTATCTACATACAACAAAATGCGTCAATCTCAATGGGCTAAAGAACTAGCCGCAAATTATCGAGGTCAAACCTTTGATAATGAGACTAAGCTGCCTGTACCTACTTCTACATTATTTGATGAAGCGTTCTCTGACCAATATAATGGTATTTCATTCTTGAAGATTGATCGTTCAGTAACTTATGAAAAGAATGGCAAAAGGGTATCTTATAAGCCGTGGAATGCGAATAAACTGATATTCCTCCCTTCTGCTGATAATGTAGGTTCTTTTGTATGGGGAACTTTGGCTGAAGCAACTAATCCCGTTAATGGAGTGGAATATACTACTATTGACGAATATAAGTTGATTAGTCGCTACTCTAAAACAGACCCGCTGCAGGAATTTACAAACGGACAGGCTATCTGTTTACCGGTTATCGAAAACGTAGATCAAATCTATTCTTTGGATATACTGGAAGCCCAAACAGTAGACACAACAGAAGAAGGGAAAGATACTTCTGATGTTAAGATTACAATTTGGGGAGCAACTTACAAAAAGCCGGAGTTTGTGACGGAATATAACAAGATTGCAGGCAAGAACCTTACTTCCACCGTTTCCGATGATAAGCTAATCGCAGCAGTCAACAGATTGAGTGACGCAGACGAAGAAGCATTGAAAAAGGCGGTTGAATCTCATAAAGCATCGTAA